A window of Ktedonobacterales bacterium genomic DNA:
AATATCCAGACCTTCATCGTGGGCATAAAAGCCGCTAAGATAATAGCGGCTCATATCCTGAGTAATCAGCAGCGCATCAACCTGTAATTCCGCCATCCTCTGGCGCAAGCGTTCGACGCGCTCGGCAGGTGTAGACATTCGATTCTCCAGTGGCAGATAAGCTGAAGCTCGCGGCCCGGCCATGCTGGCAGCGCAGCCCAAGAACATGAGGTAGGGTGGCAAACGTGTGCCTTACAGGATGCCTTAAAGTGTGCCTTTAGAGAAGTATAGCACACCGGATGAGGGACCGTTTCTCTCGGCAAAGTTGACACCTGACGACCAAATAAGGTATTCTAATGTTGGATACATCTATCGCGTAGGCCAGGAGCAACGCCTCAACTCTAACCATTGCCATCGCCCGAACGCTACCCAGGCTCAGGTCAGTGGACGATTGGCTCATCCGTTGTCTGACGACGCGGAAGGGGGAACACAAGTGAAACTGACGATGAAGAGCGACTATGGTTTGCGGGCGGTCCTTGATCTGGCGCACTATTACGGCCAGGGGCCGGTGCAATGCAGCGATATTGCGCACAGACAAGCCATCCCCGAATATTACCTGGACCAGTTGTTGATCTGTATGCGTAAAGCAGGGCTGATTCGCAGCGTGCGCGGCCCACAGGGCGGGCATTTGCTGGCAAAGCCGCCCACGCAGATCATGATGGGCGAAGTGATTCAGGCGCTCGATGGTTCGCTGGCCCCTATGGAATGTGTCACCGACCCCGGCTCCTGCAACCAATCTTCAGGCTGCGCGCTGCGCGAAGTCTGGCTGAAAGTTGATGAATTCACCCAGCAGTTGGTCATGAGCACCAGCATTGAAGAACTCGCCCGGCAGCATCACGTCGCTCCTGCCGAGGCGATGTATGACATTTAGCTGATAGCGTCCCCCAACGAACCAGCCGCTCACACCGTATCCTGGGACGCCGCCGCCAGTTTCCCCCATTCCTCCAAAGAAAGCGTTTCAGCGCGGCGGCGAGCATCAATGCCTGCCATTGTGAACCAGCCTTCCACCACCGGGGCCGACTCGTTCAGGCCCAGCATCAGCGCGTTGCGCAGCGTTTTGCGCTTCTGGCCGAAGCCCGCGCGCACGATCTGAAAAAAACGCTCGCGCGCCGCATCCTCCAGCGCGAGCGGCGGGCGCTCATAGACATCAATGCGCACAATTGCCGAATCAACCCTGGGCGGCGGATAGAAGGACGAAGCGGGTACGCGCGCGATCAGGCGCGTCTGGCCGTAAAACTGCACGCTCACCCCCAGCAGGCTCAAATTGCCTGGCGCTGCCGTCAGGCGCTCGGCCACCTCCTGCTGCACCAGCACGACCATCCGCACTGGCGGCTGCGCGCATTCCAGAAAATGGCGCAGTGTCGAAGCCGTAATGTAATAGGGCAGATTCGCCACCAGCGCGTAGGGCGTCCCCTGAAAAAGAGCGCGCGGCTCCACTTCCAGCAGATTGCGCGGCAGAACCTCCACATTGCCCAGCGGAGCCGTCACCTCGCGCAGAATCGCCAGCACATCGCGCTCGATCTCCACCGCTACCACGCGCCCGCCCGGCCCCACCGCCCGCGCCAGCGCCACCGTCAATACGCCCATCCCCGCGCCGACTTCCAGCGCCGCCGCGTCAGGGGCCAGTTCCGCCGCCGTCACGATGCGCTCCAGCGCCTGGCGGTCCTCCAGCCAGTATTGCCCAAACGTCTTTTGCGGGCGCACGCCATATCGCTGAAGCAGACGCCGCACCACCGCCGGATCGCTCAGGTCAGGCACAGCGGAGAATCTATCGCTCTCGTTCTGACGCTCCTGCGGCTCTGTAGGTGGTTGCGCTGCCATCATCTCATCCTTCATTCCTGGGGCTTGCGCGGCAGGGATACCGCTTGCACAGTGGAAAGCTGAACCGGCGTTCCCATCCTCAGAGAGTTCGGGATTTCGGCAACGCGATCTGTATGCTCCATCAACGCCTGAATCTCCGCCTCGCTCGCCTCCGCTTCCACTTTTGCTGAAAAGGTCACATTCTGGGCGCGCACCGGCTCACCGCCCCAATCTCCGCTGACCTCAACCTGCACGCTTTTGACCACGATCCCCCGTTTGGCGGCCTCACGGTAAATATCGTTGCAATAACAGGCCCCAATCGAAAGAAACAGCAGTTCGCCACCACTGTAACCAAGCCCCATGCCCCTGGCCTGTTCCGGGCGGTCAATCGTAAGCGTGCGATTGCCTGCCCAGCCAACCGCCGTAGGGGCTTCATGAACTGTGCGAACGTGTACTGTCAACTGCGCCATTGCATCTCTTCCCTCATGGACAATACTTGCCCGTTTTCCACACTGCGCCTTTCTGGCTATCCTGCTCATCCGGCAGATGCTGGCAGTGTGATATATTCCTGAAGGCATTGTCAATATGATGCGCCTATTGGGTTCTACCAAAAAGCGGGGGCCACCTGTAGCGCCGCCGTCTCGGCGGCTCAACGCTGCGCCAGGGCGCGCGTTCGCCCTCCGGGCCACGGCGCCAGCAGGCCACCGTTGGCCGCCGAGACGGCGGCGCTACCAGCGGCAACCCCCGATCATTGGTGGAACCCGCCCATTGTAATGCTTAT
This region includes:
- the rsmA gene encoding 16S rRNA (adenine(1518)-N(6)/adenine(1519)-N(6))-dimethyltransferase RsmA codes for the protein MMAAQPPTEPQERQNESDRFSAVPDLSDPAVVRRLLQRYGVRPQKTFGQYWLEDRQALERIVTAAELAPDAAALEVGAGMGVLTVALARAVGPGGRVVAVEIERDVLAILREVTAPLGNVEVLPRNLLEVEPRALFQGTPYALVANLPYYITASTLRHFLECAQPPVRMVVLVQQEVAERLTAAPGNLSLLGVSVQFYGQTRLIARVPASSFYPPPRVDSAIVRIDVYERPPLALEDAARERFFQIVRAGFGQKRKTLRNALMLGLNESAPVVEGWFTMAGIDARRRAETLSLEEWGKLAAASQDTV
- a CDS encoding Rrf2 family transcriptional regulator, which encodes MPLEKYSTPDEGPFLSAKLTPDDQIRYSNVGYIYRVGQEQRLNSNHCHRPNATQAQVSGRLAHPLSDDAEGGTQVKLTMKSDYGLRAVLDLAHYYGQGPVQCSDIAHRQAIPEYYLDQLLICMRKAGLIRSVRGPQGGHLLAKPPTQIMMGEVIQALDGSLAPMECVTDPGSCNQSSGCALREVWLKVDEFTQQLVMSTSIEELARQHHVAPAEAMYDI
- a CDS encoding OsmC family protein, with product MAQLTVHVRTVHEAPTAVGWAGNRTLTIDRPEQARGMGLGYSGGELLFLSIGACYCNDIYREAAKRGIVVKSVQVEVSGDWGGEPVRAQNVTFSAKVEAEASEAEIQALMEHTDRVAEIPNSLRMGTPVQLSTVQAVSLPRKPQE